The proteins below come from a single Nocardioides eburneiflavus genomic window:
- a CDS encoding glycoside hydrolase family 3 protein, translating into MRARLLSLVATLALVASLSACEGEGTSEGNDADGGAAEGATSGEPTGTPTVPPTPSEELGLVEGWGPDRSELDLAAKIVGRVPLPDLAGQVIVADWQGTDAPVRMVRELHLGGVIAFSSNVASAEQVSRVNSTLTRQVRRKWPLFLGVDQEGGVVERLRGAATRFPTFMSAGAAGDVALTEQAYAASGGELRRLGFTVDFAPDADVTSGPGDPTIGSRAASSRPSDVAEHVVAATGGFGAAGVMPVVKHFPGHGSVPADSHLTLPVQTKTLAELEETDLIPFRAAVEAGAPAVMVGHIDVRAVDPRVPSSLSRKVTTGLLRDVLGFGGLVVTDSLEMAAVTRGRDPRRTAVQAVRAGSDVLLMPPSPAVARAALVRAVRSGALPRRRLEQAAARQIALLVHLADERQGSAGAPADASRALSAAAVTVTDGACTGRLTGDTVHPYGDPGAVGVFAAAARGAGMTVLLRQAPPSRLAEAKPKPERRRKEGKRAYTLRKRQWKRAEARRVRRLAAWTAREDARLAVGTAIGFTGYRDAPVDGEIAVATDTPWVLGRVSAPTRIATFGDTPAAMAVLVEVLQGRARAPGRLPVKVAGVARTGC; encoded by the coding sequence ATGCGCGCGCGGTTGCTCTCACTCGTGGCGACCCTCGCGCTCGTCGCTTCCCTGAGTGCGTGCGAGGGGGAGGGCACGAGCGAGGGAAACGATGCGGACGGGGGTGCGGCGGAGGGTGCCACCTCAGGTGAGCCGACCGGCACGCCCACCGTCCCGCCCACGCCGTCCGAGGAGCTGGGACTCGTGGAGGGGTGGGGCCCCGACCGCTCCGAGCTGGACCTGGCCGCCAAGATCGTCGGCCGGGTGCCTCTGCCGGACCTCGCCGGTCAGGTCATCGTCGCCGACTGGCAGGGGACCGATGCCCCGGTGCGGATGGTGCGAGAGCTGCACCTCGGCGGCGTCATCGCCTTCTCGTCCAACGTCGCGTCCGCCGAGCAGGTGTCGCGCGTCAACAGCACGCTGACGCGCCAGGTGCGACGGAAGTGGCCCCTGTTCCTCGGCGTGGACCAGGAGGGTGGGGTGGTCGAGCGCCTGCGCGGGGCGGCGACCCGGTTCCCGACCTTCATGAGTGCCGGTGCTGCGGGGGATGTCGCGCTCACCGAGCAGGCGTACGCAGCGAGCGGGGGCGAGCTGCGGCGACTCGGGTTCACCGTCGACTTCGCGCCCGACGCGGACGTGACCTCCGGGCCGGGGGATCCGACCATCGGCTCGCGCGCGGCCTCGTCCAGACCGTCCGACGTCGCCGAGCACGTGGTCGCAGCGACCGGCGGGTTCGGTGCGGCCGGCGTGATGCCGGTCGTCAAGCACTTCCCCGGACACGGTTCCGTGCCCGCCGACAGCCACCTGACGCTCCCGGTCCAGACCAAGACGCTGGCCGAGCTCGAGGAGACCGACCTGATCCCGTTCCGCGCGGCCGTCGAGGCAGGCGCGCCGGCAGTCATGGTCGGGCACATCGACGTCCGGGCTGTCGACCCCCGGGTGCCGTCGTCGCTGTCGCGCAAGGTGACGACCGGCCTGCTGCGCGACGTGCTCGGCTTCGGCGGCCTGGTGGTGACCGACTCGCTTGAGATGGCCGCGGTCACTCGCGGCCGTGACCCGCGGCGTACGGCCGTGCAGGCGGTGCGGGCCGGGTCCGACGTCCTCCTGATGCCGCCGTCACCGGCCGTCGCGCGCGCGGCGCTCGTCCGGGCAGTGAGGTCGGGCGCACTGCCGCGCCGTCGCCTGGAGCAGGCCGCGGCGCGGCAGATCGCGCTGCTGGTGCACCTCGCCGACGAGCGGCAGGGCTCGGCCGGCGCGCCCGCCGACGCGTCGCGGGCGCTGTCGGCGGCGGCCGTGACGGTGACCGACGGAGCGTGCACGGGTCGTCTGACGGGCGACACGGTGCACCCGTACGGCGACCCCGGTGCCGTCGGCGTGTTCGCCGCGGCTGCTCGCGGGGCCGGGATGACGGTGCTGCTGCGGCAGGCGCCCCCGTCACGACTCGCGGAGGCGAAGCCGAAGCCGGAGCGGCGGAGGAAGGAGGGCAAGCGGGCGTACACGTTGCGCAAGCGACAGTGGAAGCGCGCGGAGGCGCGACGCGTACGGCGGCTCGCGGCCTGGACCGCACGGGAGGACGCGCGGCTGGCCGTTGGGACAGCCATCGGGTTCACCGGTTACCGAGACGCCCCGGTCGACGGCGAGATCGCCGTCGCCACCGACACCCCGTGGGTGCTCGGGAGGGTCAGCGCGCCCACGCGGATCGCGACCTTCGGGGACACGCCCGCGGCGATGGCCGTCCTGGTCGAGGTGCTCCAGGGCCGGGCGAGAGCGCCCGGCCGGCTCCCGGTCAAGGTCGCCGGGGTCGCGCGCACCGGTTGCTAG
- a CDS encoding class I SAM-dependent methyltransferase yields MEIETLDWLRTTEGGRLLVHAAQAWADHAGDPVRVAALVRRFEPDAEKAAAATTQAQLRAKAVAKFGDAAHQMFFTPDALEQATRTRVADHRAARLAAAVPGGSVVDLGCGIGGDLIAFARAGLVAAGVDLDPVRVAMARANLDALGLPGAVQAGDATAVDPSGFDAAFADPARRGGRGRVFDVAGWTPPWPWVLDLLQRRALVKVAPGIGHDLVPPGAEAEWVSDGGEVKEAVIWSPDLSTADRRATVIGERGLATLTDEDDPGAGVREVGAFLYEPDGAVVRAGLVTAVAAGVDGGLVDEHIAYVTSDASFRTPFARGYRVLEQLPYREKQLRAALQERGIGRLTIKKRGVQVVPEELRKRLALRGDDEATLVLTRVAGQGTALLVEPF; encoded by the coding sequence GTGGAGATCGAGACGCTGGACTGGCTGCGGACGACCGAGGGCGGTCGCCTGCTCGTCCACGCGGCCCAGGCCTGGGCCGACCACGCCGGCGACCCGGTGCGCGTCGCCGCTCTCGTACGCCGCTTCGAGCCCGACGCCGAGAAGGCGGCCGCGGCCACGACCCAGGCGCAGCTCCGGGCGAAGGCCGTGGCCAAGTTCGGCGACGCCGCCCACCAGATGTTCTTCACCCCCGACGCGCTCGAGCAGGCCACCCGCACGCGGGTCGCCGACCACCGTGCGGCCCGGCTGGCCGCGGCCGTCCCCGGCGGCAGCGTCGTGGACCTCGGCTGCGGCATCGGCGGCGACCTCATCGCCTTCGCCCGCGCCGGCCTCGTCGCCGCCGGTGTCGACCTCGATCCCGTCCGCGTCGCGATGGCGCGTGCGAACCTCGACGCGCTCGGGCTGCCCGGCGCGGTCCAGGCGGGCGACGCCACCGCGGTCGACCCGAGCGGCTTCGACGCCGCCTTCGCCGACCCTGCCCGCCGCGGCGGCCGGGGCCGCGTCTTCGACGTGGCGGGCTGGACACCCCCGTGGCCGTGGGTGCTCGACCTGTTGCAGCGGCGCGCCCTCGTCAAGGTCGCTCCGGGCATCGGCCACGACCTCGTGCCCCCCGGCGCGGAGGCGGAGTGGGTCAGCGACGGCGGCGAGGTCAAGGAGGCGGTCATCTGGTCACCCGACCTCTCCACCGCCGACCGACGGGCCACCGTCATCGGCGAGCGCGGTCTGGCCACCCTCACCGACGAGGACGACCCCGGCGCCGGCGTACGCGAGGTCGGAGCGTTCCTCTACGAGCCGGACGGCGCCGTGGTGCGCGCCGGCCTGGTGACGGCGGTGGCCGCCGGGGTCGACGGCGGGCTCGTCGACGAGCACATCGCCTACGTCACCAGCGACGCCTCCTTCCGTACGCCCTTCGCCCGCGGCTACCGCGTGCTCGAGCAGCTGCCCTACCGCGAGAAGCAGCTCCGGGCGGCCCTTCAGGAGCGCGGGATCGGCCGCCTGACGATCAAGAAGCGCGGCGTGCAGGTCGTCCCCGAGGAGCTGCGCAAGCGGCTGGCCCTGCGCGGGGACGACGAGGCCACGCTCGTGCTCACGCGGGTCGCCGGGCAGGGCACTGCGCTGCTGGTCGAGCCGTTCTGA
- the groES gene encoding co-chaperone GroES, translating into MSVNIKPLEDRIVVQTLEAEQTTASGLVIPDTAKEKPQEGEVVAIGPGRIDDNGNRVPLDVAVGDKVIYSKYGGTEVKYSGQEYLILSARDILAVVS; encoded by the coding sequence GTGTCGGTCAACATCAAGCCCCTCGAGGACCGCATCGTCGTCCAGACGCTCGAAGCCGAGCAGACCACCGCCTCCGGCCTGGTCATCCCGGACACCGCCAAGGAGAAGCCCCAGGAGGGCGAGGTCGTGGCGATCGGTCCCGGTCGCATCGACGACAACGGCAACCGAGTCCCGCTCGACGTCGCGGTGGGCGACAAGGTCATCTACAGCAAGTACGGCGGCACCGAGGTCAAGTACTCCGGCCAGGAGTACCTGATCCTCTCGGCCCGCGACATCCTCGCCGTCGTCTCCTGA
- the groL gene encoding chaperonin GroEL (60 kDa chaperone family; promotes refolding of misfolded polypeptides especially under stressful conditions; forms two stacked rings of heptamers to form a barrel-shaped 14mer; ends can be capped by GroES; misfolded proteins enter the barrel where they are refolded when GroES binds) translates to MPKILEFDENARRALERGVDALANAVKVTLGPKGRYVVLDKKWGAPTITNDGVTVAREIELDDPFENLGAQLTKEVATKTNDIAGDGTTTATVLAQAMVHEGLRAVAAGANPMGLKRGMDAAAEAVGDALREAAREVETREDMASVATISSRDSHIGDLLAQAFDKVGKDGVITVEESNTMGTELEFTEGMQFDKGYISAYFVTDPESMEAVLDDAYILLHQGKISSIQELLPVLEKVIATGKPLFILAEDVEGEALSTLVVNKIRGTFNVAAVKSPAFGDRRKAMMQDIAILTGGQVVAPEVGLKLDQVGLEVLGQARRVVITKDNTTIVDGAGDATAVEGRVNQIKAEIENTDSDWDREKLQERLAKLAGGVCVIKVGAATEVELKEKKHRIEDAVSATRAAIEEGIVPGGGSALIHAVSVLEGNLGLTGDEAAGVRVVRKAADEPLRWIAENGGVNGYVVTSKVRELGVGNGYNAATEEYGDLVAQGVLDPVKVTRSALVNATSIAAMLLTTETLIVDKPEEEEPAAGGHGHGHGH, encoded by the coding sequence ATGCCCAAGATCCTGGAGTTCGACGAGAACGCCCGGCGCGCGCTCGAGCGTGGCGTCGACGCCCTCGCCAACGCCGTCAAGGTGACGCTCGGCCCCAAGGGCCGCTACGTCGTCCTCGACAAGAAGTGGGGCGCCCCCACGATCACCAACGACGGAGTGACCGTCGCTCGCGAGATCGAGCTCGACGACCCGTTCGAGAACCTCGGTGCCCAGCTCACCAAGGAGGTGGCCACCAAGACCAACGACATCGCCGGTGACGGCACGACCACCGCCACCGTGCTGGCCCAGGCCATGGTCCACGAGGGCCTGCGCGCGGTCGCGGCCGGTGCCAACCCGATGGGCCTCAAGCGGGGCATGGACGCCGCGGCCGAGGCCGTCGGCGACGCGCTGCGCGAGGCCGCCCGCGAGGTCGAGACCCGCGAGGACATGGCCTCCGTCGCCACGATCTCCAGCCGCGACAGCCACATCGGCGACCTGCTCGCCCAGGCCTTCGACAAGGTCGGCAAGGACGGCGTGATCACGGTCGAGGAGTCCAACACCATGGGCACCGAGCTCGAGTTCACCGAGGGCATGCAGTTCGACAAGGGCTACATCTCGGCCTACTTCGTCACCGACCCGGAGTCGATGGAGGCCGTCCTCGACGACGCCTACATCCTTCTCCACCAGGGCAAGATCTCCTCGATCCAGGAGCTGCTCCCGGTGCTCGAGAAGGTCATCGCGACGGGCAAGCCGCTCTTCATCCTCGCCGAGGACGTCGAGGGCGAGGCGCTCTCGACGCTGGTCGTCAACAAGATCCGCGGCACCTTCAACGTCGCCGCGGTGAAGAGCCCGGCGTTCGGTGACCGCCGCAAGGCGATGATGCAGGACATCGCCATCCTGACCGGCGGCCAGGTCGTCGCCCCCGAGGTCGGCCTCAAGCTCGACCAGGTGGGCCTCGAGGTCCTCGGCCAGGCGCGTCGCGTCGTCATCACCAAGGACAACACCACGATCGTCGACGGCGCGGGCGACGCCACCGCCGTCGAGGGCCGCGTCAACCAGATCAAGGCCGAGATCGAGAACACCGACTCCGACTGGGACCGCGAGAAGCTCCAGGAGCGCCTCGCCAAGCTCGCCGGCGGTGTCTGCGTGATCAAGGTCGGCGCCGCCACCGAGGTGGAGCTGAAGGAGAAGAAGCACCGCATCGAGGACGCCGTCTCGGCGACGCGCGCCGCGATCGAGGAGGGCATCGTCCCCGGCGGTGGCTCCGCGCTCATCCACGCCGTGTCGGTGCTCGAGGGCAACCTCGGCCTGACCGGTGACGAGGCGGCGGGTGTCCGCGTGGTCCGCAAGGCTGCCGACGAGCCGCTGCGCTGGATCGCCGAGAACGGCGGCGTCAACGGCTACGTCGTGACGTCGAAGGTCCGCGAGCTCGGCGTCGGCAACGGCTACAACGCCGCCACCGAGGAGTACGGCGACCTGGTCGCCCAGGGTGTCCTCGACCCGGTCAAGGTCACCCGCTCGGCGCTCGTCAACGCGACCTCGATCGCCGCGATGCTGCTCACGACCGAGACCCTCATCGTGGACAAGCCCGAGGAGGAGGAGCCCGCGGCCGGTGGTCACGGGCACGGCCACGGTCACTGA
- a CDS encoding GNAT family N-acetyltransferase produces MLWRVRTTLDDRPGALAELTTACGSAGVNILGLQVFPGVDRVTDELVLRTPDSWDLADLADLVERAGGTRVSVLPCTEAALADQPTRYVLAARSILAEPASFPDVVAQLFDAEADPDATGLSPLMDGMDLEIGDVVVQLRRTAPFTAAEHARGSALAELVTDVLDAAAVTAAPEPQDVSTDQEPVLEVRDGEVRAVVAGVVVGQATWEGDDKHAWYVELAVDPAWRRRGIGSRLLLETARVARTSEAQELVVRTAADNPAVLPLVLGTGLRGRIRMGSDDLTVRIPVRRLATV; encoded by the coding sequence ATGCTGTGGAGAGTGCGTACGACCCTGGACGACCGACCCGGTGCCCTCGCCGAGCTGACGACCGCCTGCGGGTCCGCCGGCGTGAACATCCTGGGACTCCAGGTGTTCCCCGGCGTCGACCGGGTGACCGACGAGCTCGTGCTCCGTACGCCCGACAGCTGGGACCTCGCCGACCTCGCCGACCTCGTCGAGCGCGCGGGCGGCACCCGCGTGAGCGTGCTCCCGTGCACGGAGGCGGCGCTGGCTGACCAACCCACCCGCTACGTGCTGGCGGCGCGGAGCATCCTGGCCGAGCCGGCGAGCTTCCCCGACGTCGTGGCGCAGCTCTTCGACGCCGAGGCCGACCCGGACGCGACGGGCCTGTCGCCGCTGATGGACGGCATGGACCTCGAGATCGGCGACGTCGTCGTCCAGCTGCGCCGCACGGCGCCCTTCACCGCAGCGGAGCACGCGCGCGGCAGCGCGCTGGCCGAGCTCGTCACGGACGTGCTCGACGCCGCCGCGGTGACCGCGGCGCCCGAGCCGCAGGACGTGTCGACCGACCAGGAGCCGGTCCTGGAGGTGCGGGACGGGGAGGTGCGCGCCGTCGTCGCCGGCGTGGTCGTCGGGCAGGCCACGTGGGAGGGCGACGACAAGCACGCCTGGTACGTCGAGCTGGCGGTCGACCCGGCCTGGCGGCGCCGCGGGATCGGGTCACGGCTACTGCTGGAGACGGCGCGGGTCGCGCGGACCTCCGAGGCCCAGGAGCTCGTGGTGCGGACCGCGGCGGACAACCCTGCCGTGCTGCCGCTCGTCCTCGGCACGGGGCTGCGTGGACGGATCCGGATGGGCAGCGACGACCTCACCGTGCGGATCCCGGTGCGGAGGCTCGCCACGGTGTGA
- the guaB gene encoding IMP dehydrogenase, giving the protein MCPVEIPEKFAALGLTYDDVLLLPGESDLAPSDIDTTTRLTREISIRVPLVSAAMDTVTEARMAIAMAREGGIGVLHRNLSIEDQARQVDLVKRTQTGIISNPVTIGPDATLEELDRLCGEYRVSGLPVVDVDHHLLGIITNRDLRFTPVAEWATTKVDEVMTREGLITGHPGISRDEATVLLRAHKRERLPLVDAEGRLSGLITVKDFVKGEQFPHASYDADGRLLVGAAIGYFGDAWERATTLVEAGVDVLVADTAHGHVHLLLDMVRRLKTDPATRHVQVIGGNVATREGAQAFVDAGADAVKVGVGPGSICTTRVVTGVGVPQVTAVYEASLATKPAGVPLIADGGMKHSGEIAKALVAGADAVMVGSMLAGCEESPGDVVFVNGKQFKSYRGMGSLGAMSSRGKKSYSKDRYFQAEVASDDKIVPEGIEGQVAYRGPLSAVAHQLVGGLNQSMFYVGARTIPELQDKGRFVRITSASLKESHPHGVQMTVEAPNYSGS; this is encoded by the coding sequence ATGTGCCCCGTGGAGATCCCGGAGAAGTTCGCTGCGCTCGGCCTCACCTACGACGACGTGCTGCTGCTGCCGGGGGAGTCCGACCTCGCGCCCAGCGACATCGACACCACCACCCGCCTGACCCGCGAGATCTCGATCCGCGTGCCGCTGGTCAGCGCCGCGATGGACACCGTCACCGAGGCCCGGATGGCGATCGCGATGGCCCGCGAGGGCGGCATCGGCGTGCTGCACCGCAACCTCTCCATCGAGGACCAGGCCCGTCAGGTCGACCTGGTCAAGCGGACCCAGACCGGGATCATCTCCAACCCCGTCACGATCGGCCCCGACGCGACCCTCGAGGAGCTCGACCGGCTCTGCGGCGAGTACCGCGTCTCCGGCCTGCCCGTCGTCGACGTCGACCACCACCTGCTCGGCATCATCACCAACCGCGACCTCCGGTTCACCCCGGTCGCGGAGTGGGCGACCACCAAGGTCGACGAGGTGATGACCCGGGAGGGCCTCATCACCGGACATCCCGGCATCTCCCGCGACGAGGCGACGGTGCTGCTGCGCGCCCACAAGCGCGAGCGGCTCCCGCTCGTCGACGCCGAGGGACGCCTCAGCGGCCTGATCACCGTGAAGGACTTCGTCAAGGGCGAGCAGTTCCCGCACGCGTCGTACGACGCCGACGGCCGGCTGCTCGTCGGCGCGGCCATCGGCTACTTCGGCGACGCCTGGGAGCGCGCCACGACCCTGGTCGAGGCCGGGGTCGACGTGCTCGTCGCCGACACCGCGCACGGCCACGTCCACCTGCTGCTCGACATGGTCCGTCGGCTCAAGACCGACCCGGCGACCCGTCACGTGCAGGTCATCGGCGGCAACGTCGCGACCCGCGAGGGCGCTCAGGCCTTCGTCGACGCGGGCGCCGACGCGGTCAAGGTCGGAGTGGGCCCGGGCTCGATCTGCACGACCCGCGTCGTCACCGGCGTGGGCGTGCCGCAGGTGACGGCCGTGTACGAGGCGTCGCTCGCCACCAAGCCGGCCGGCGTACCCCTCATCGCCGACGGCGGCATGAAGCACTCCGGCGAGATCGCCAAGGCGCTCGTCGCGGGCGCCGACGCGGTCATGGTCGGCTCGATGCTCGCCGGCTGCGAGGAGTCGCCCGGCGACGTCGTCTTCGTCAACGGCAAGCAGTTCAAGTCCTACCGCGGGATGGGCTCCCTCGGCGCGATGAGCAGCCGCGGCAAGAAGTCCTACTCCAAGGACCGCTACTTCCAGGCCGAGGTCGCCAGCGACGACAAGATCGTGCCCGAGGGCATCGAGGGCCAGGTCGCCTACCGCGGCCCGCTCTCGGCCGTCGCGCACCAGCTCGTCGGCGGCCTCAACCAGTCGATGTTCTACGTCGGGGCCCGCACCATCCCCGAGTTGCAGGACAAGGGCCGCTTCGTCCGGATCACCTCGGCCTCGCTCAAGGAGAGCCACCCCCACGGCGTGCAGATGACCGTCGAGGCGCCCAACTACAGCGGGTCCTGA
- a CDS encoding TetR family transcriptional regulator — protein MTGTQARGRRPYDASGRRAAAEQRRIHVAVTAAGLFADLGWRRTTIVAVAREAEVSPEYVTKTFDGKPGLLMAAMGSATFGRSGTLRDSFDALRLADEPDRRVRLDRFVDFACDAVVPMAPFVPVLAQGADDDARMNAVLEAARAGHVDTISALVPLLASGPVHADTVDEVVVLTRAETYLVLAEERGWSAARYADWLRRSIARAVGFTA, from the coding sequence ATGACCGGCACCCAGGCGCGCGGCCGGCGGCCGTACGACGCCAGCGGCCGCCGAGCAGCCGCCGAGCAGCGACGCATCCACGTCGCCGTGACGGCGGCGGGACTGTTCGCCGACCTCGGCTGGCGGCGTACGACGATCGTCGCCGTAGCCCGTGAGGCCGAGGTCTCCCCGGAGTACGTCACCAAGACGTTCGATGGCAAGCCCGGACTGCTCATGGCCGCGATGGGCTCCGCGACCTTCGGCAGGAGCGGCACCCTGCGCGACTCCTTCGACGCGCTGCGGCTGGCTGACGAGCCGGATCGCCGCGTACGCCTGGACCGGTTCGTCGACTTCGCCTGCGACGCGGTCGTGCCGATGGCCCCCTTCGTGCCGGTGCTGGCCCAGGGGGCGGACGACGACGCGCGCATGAACGCGGTCCTGGAGGCGGCTCGCGCCGGGCACGTCGACACGATCAGCGCGCTGGTGCCGCTGCTCGCCTCCGGCCCCGTGCACGCCGACACGGTCGACGAGGTCGTGGTGCTGACCAGGGCCGAGACCTACCTGGTCCTCGCCGAGGAGCGCGGCTGGTCCGCGGCGCGCTACGCCGACTGGCTGCGCCGCTCCATCGCGCGGGCGGTGGGCTTCACGGCGTGA
- a CDS encoding CHAP domain-containing protein gives MGKTGIRWLARVVAATCLASGVAGTVAAAAHASDDYPWAGRGQCPIVPQVPIEEPEPVPVTPTPGQQPGDEPGDAAPVVEPPPPPPPVLDPVSGHLYDPRGPRPTCASRVWSIDGSIGDPWGFVWRNCTSFVSWRLHERNGMDRFGNHFRGEHWGNADNWDDVARRLGYRVDSVPAIGAVAQTDAGRVGHVAWVSAVGPGTVTIEEYNHALPGGYGTRTVPATEFRYLHLDDVAPSPYVGSDRTVVAAPDTLGGSWTARVDDRGTLWLARPGRPARTVGPRRAFSPVAAPALMLSRRGLPWLAATTREGRVLAGTPRRGRLVLRRVARSASTASPAVALTSSGRPLLAAVSPDGTLVTRRLTLHGGWSRPARVGRPASWGTHTAPVLGADAQGRSWLVAVTEGGATFAQSLGRGRLQRLGGPSASVTSTPALSTDGTGTTRLHQVTATGRLGVRTLDGGRWSRPAWLAGRWSPYASPAVDDVAGQLHVAATGSRGAVVVRSAVPGTPSHLGRGARPGRDLTLSPGLLTRRDGGVFVVARTGARLLARPAAAAVDDSLPTSAGFTP, from the coding sequence GTGGGGAAGACGGGGATCCGATGGCTCGCGCGCGTCGTCGCGGCGACCTGCCTGGCCAGTGGGGTGGCGGGCACGGTCGCTGCGGCGGCGCACGCGTCGGACGACTACCCATGGGCGGGTCGCGGCCAGTGCCCGATCGTTCCGCAGGTGCCGATCGAGGAGCCCGAGCCCGTCCCCGTCACCCCGACCCCCGGCCAGCAGCCGGGCGACGAGCCCGGTGACGCGGCGCCCGTCGTCGAGCCGCCGCCTCCTCCGCCGCCGGTGCTGGACCCGGTCTCCGGCCACCTCTACGACCCCCGCGGACCGCGGCCGACCTGCGCGAGCCGGGTGTGGTCGATCGACGGGTCGATCGGCGACCCCTGGGGCTTCGTGTGGCGCAACTGCACGAGCTTCGTCTCGTGGCGCCTCCACGAGCGCAACGGCATGGACCGGTTCGGCAACCACTTCCGCGGGGAGCACTGGGGCAACGCGGACAACTGGGACGACGTCGCCCGCCGCCTCGGCTACCGCGTCGACTCCGTCCCGGCGATCGGCGCGGTCGCGCAGACCGATGCGGGCCGGGTCGGCCACGTGGCGTGGGTCAGCGCCGTCGGGCCGGGCACGGTGACCATCGAGGAGTACAACCACGCGCTGCCCGGCGGCTACGGCACGCGGACGGTCCCGGCGACCGAGTTCCGCTACCTCCACCTCGACGACGTCGCCCCCTCGCCGTACGTCGGCTCGGACCGCACCGTCGTCGCGGCGCCCGACACCCTCGGGGGCTCGTGGACCGCCCGCGTCGACGACCGCGGCACCCTCTGGCTCGCACGCCCGGGGCGTCCCGCGCGGACCGTCGGGCCACGGCGTGCCTTCTCCCCCGTCGCGGCACCGGCGCTGATGCTCTCCCGCAGGGGACTGCCGTGGCTGGCCGCCACGACGCGGGAGGGGCGGGTGCTGGCCGGCACGCCCCGTCGCGGCCGGCTCGTGCTGCGCCGGGTCGCCCGCTCGGCGTCGACCGCGAGCCCGGCGGTCGCGCTCACCAGCAGCGGTCGCCCGCTGCTCGCGGCGGTGTCGCCGGACGGCACGCTCGTCACCCGGCGCCTCACCCTGCACGGCGGCTGGAGCCGACCGGCGCGGGTCGGCCGCCCCGCCTCCTGGGGCACCCACACCGCGCCCGTCCTCGGCGCCGACGCGCAGGGCCGCTCGTGGCTGGTCGCGGTGACCGAGGGGGGCGCCACCTTCGCGCAGTCGCTGGGACGCGGCCGGCTGCAGCGCCTCGGCGGGCCTTCGGCGTCCGTCACGTCGACGCCAGCCCTGAGCACCGACGGCACCGGCACCACGCGCCTGCACCAGGTGACCGCGACCGGTCGCCTCGGCGTACGCACCCTCGACGGCGGCCGCTGGAGCCGGCCCGCGTGGCTGGCAGGACGGTGGTCCCCGTACGCCTCCCCCGCCGTCGACGACGTGGCCGGACAGCTGCACGTGGCGGCGACCGGTTCCCGGGGCGCCGTCGTCGTGCGCAGCGCCGTGCCCGGAACGCCGTCGCACCTGGGGCGCGGCGCCCGCCCGGGACGCGACCTGACCCTGTCGCCGGGGCTGCTCACCCGCCGCGACGGCGGGGTCTTCGTGGTGGCTCGCACCGGGGCGCGGCTGCTGGCGCGACCGGCCGCGGCCGCCGTCGACGACTCGCTGCCGACCAGCGCCGGCTTCACGCCGTGA
- a CDS encoding L-lactate dehydrogenase, with translation MTSAKIAIVGAGAVGSTLAYACLVRGVATTVALHDVDADKVRAEELDLRQGLQFLPTAHVEASTDVSVCEGAQVVAVTAGAKQQPGQSRLDLAASTTRMLRTLMPALVEVAPDARFVMVTNPVDVVTYAAQKLTGLGTEQLFGSGTVLDSARLRGLVAAHCGVAVQNVHAYVVGEHGDSEIPLWSSASIGGVPVTDLVDEADRDAMAADVVGAAYEIIKGKGATNYAIGVSAGRIIEAVLRDEKRVLPVSTLLTDYHGIGDVCLSVPTVVGRGGAERRLEVPMSDAELAGLRASADRIRATARDLGF, from the coding sequence ATGACTTCCGCGAAGATCGCCATCGTCGGAGCCGGCGCCGTGGGCTCCACGCTCGCGTACGCCTGCCTGGTGCGCGGTGTCGCGACCACCGTCGCGCTGCACGACGTCGACGCCGACAAGGTGCGCGCCGAGGAGCTCGACCTCCGCCAGGGCCTGCAGTTCCTGCCGACCGCCCACGTGGAGGCGTCAACCGACGTGTCAGTCTGCGAGGGCGCGCAGGTGGTCGCGGTGACCGCCGGTGCCAAGCAGCAGCCCGGCCAGTCCCGCCTCGACCTGGCCGCGTCGACGACTCGCATGCTGCGGACGCTGATGCCGGCCCTGGTCGAGGTCGCTCCCGACGCGCGGTTCGTGATGGTCACCAACCCCGTCGACGTGGTGACCTATGCCGCGCAGAAGCTCACCGGCCTCGGCACCGAGCAGCTCTTCGGCTCGGGCACGGTGCTCGACTCGGCCCGGCTGCGCGGGCTGGTCGCGGCGCACTGCGGGGTCGCGGTGCAGAACGTCCACGCGTACGTCGTCGGCGAGCACGGCGACAGCGAGATCCCGCTCTGGAGCAGCGCGAGCATCGGCGGCGTACCGGTCACCGACCTCGTGGACGAGGCCGACCGCGACGCCATGGCCGCCGACGTCGTCGGCGCGGCCTACGAGATCATCAAGGGCAAGGGAGCCACCAACTACGCCATCGGCGTGTCCGCCGGGCGGATCATCGAGGCGGTCCTCCGCGACGAGAAGCGCGTGCTGCCGGTCTCCACGTTGCTCACCGACTACCACGGCATCGGCGACGTCTGCCTGTCCGTGCCGACGGTGGTGGGCCGGGGCGGCGCCGAGCGCCGCCTCGAGGTCCCGATGAGCGACGCCGAGCTCGCCGGGCTGCGCGCCAGCGCCGACCGCATCCGCGCCACCGCCCGCGACCTCGGCTTCTGA